A genomic region of Alistipes megaguti contains the following coding sequences:
- a CDS encoding M20 family metallopeptidase: MTPVEFRRHLHAHPELSFQEQETARYIEERLDALGIAHRRVAGTGVLASIRGSKSVADDRRAVVLRADIDALPIDEQNDCTWHSQRRGVMHACGHDMHAAVLYGVLQRMAARPDFRGTLFGLFQPGEECNPGGASLVLAEKPFEGYDIRAVVGEHVDAQLEVGSFGFRAGKYMASSDELRLRIHGTGGHGAMRQLLKDPVAAGAELLTRLVALNGEECVLSIGRVEALGATNIVPDEVYMEGTLRTFDERQRKILHQRIANIAAEIDARRGVKTRVDISHGYPCVVNDEILVKLAVAIARHEGCHIEMLPLRTTAEDFGFYCREYPSLFYRLGVGAAAGRSHTATFLPDEGAIEPGIAFMHELALRILEK, from the coding sequence ATAACCCCCGTCGAATTCCGACGCCATCTGCACGCCCATCCCGAACTCTCGTTCCAGGAGCAGGAGACGGCCCGTTATATCGAAGAGCGGCTCGATGCGCTGGGGATCGCCCATCGACGCGTGGCCGGGACCGGCGTCCTGGCTTCGATCCGCGGATCAAAAAGTGTGGCCGACGACCGCCGCGCCGTCGTGCTGCGGGCCGACATCGACGCCCTGCCGATCGACGAACAGAACGACTGTACGTGGCATTCGCAGCGCCGCGGCGTAATGCACGCCTGCGGCCACGACATGCATGCCGCCGTCCTCTACGGCGTGCTGCAGCGCATGGCCGCCCGGCCCGACTTCCGCGGTACGCTCTTCGGGCTCTTCCAGCCCGGCGAGGAGTGCAACCCGGGCGGCGCATCGCTCGTGCTGGCCGAAAAGCCCTTCGAGGGGTATGACATCCGCGCCGTGGTGGGCGAACACGTCGATGCGCAGCTCGAGGTCGGCAGCTTCGGATTCCGAGCCGGAAAGTACATGGCCTCGAGCGACGAACTGCGGCTGCGGATCCACGGAACGGGCGGCCACGGCGCCATGCGCCAGCTGCTGAAGGACCCCGTGGCCGCCGGAGCCGAACTGCTCACGCGGCTGGTAGCCCTCAACGGCGAGGAGTGCGTGCTGTCGATCGGCCGCGTCGAGGCCCTCGGCGCCACGAATATCGTCCCCGACGAGGTCTACATGGAGGGGACGCTGCGCACGTTCGACGAACGCCAGCGCAAGATCCTCCACCAGCGCATCGCCAACATCGCCGCCGAGATCGATGCGCGCCGCGGCGTGAAGACCCGCGTGGACATCAGCCACGGCTACCCGTGCGTGGTCAACGACGAGATCCTCGTCAAACTGGCCGTGGCCATCGCCCGCCACGAAGGGTGCCACATCGAGATGCTTCCGCTGCGGACCACGGCCGAGGATTTCGGCTTCTACTGCCGGGAGTATCCATCGCTCTTCTACCGCCTCGGGGTCGGCGCCGCGGCCGGACGCTCCCACACGGCGACGTTCCTTCCCGACGAGGGGGCTATCGAACCGGGCATCGCCTTCATGCACGAACTGGCCCTGCGGATTCTCGAAAAATAA
- a CDS encoding methylenetetrahydrofolate reductase: protein MNVVDIIREAIATKRTRFAFELLPPLKGDGSQKIFAAIEPLMPYRPAYINITFHREAIKETVREDGSIEWHVVRRRPGTVGISAAIQQRYGVEVVPHLICGGLSKYDIEDTLIDMDFLGLHNVLALRGDKSQNERRFMPHPQGHAHAIDLVRQIDDMNHGRFIDGEVEECHHSKFSIGVAGYPEVHFEARDITSDIAHLKAKIDAGAEYVITQLFFDNRKYFDFVRRCREAGITVPIIPGLKPLSTPRHLEVLPETFHVSIPEELAREVKAHPESAREIGTEWAIAQSRELMAAGVPVLHYYTMSRTTNIQKIVSALF, encoded by the coding sequence ATGAACGTAGTCGATATCATCCGAGAAGCCATCGCCACGAAGCGCACGCGCTTCGCCTTCGAACTCCTGCCGCCGCTCAAGGGCGACGGCAGCCAGAAGATCTTCGCCGCCATCGAACCGCTGATGCCCTACCGCCCGGCCTACATCAATATCACGTTCCACCGCGAGGCAATCAAGGAGACCGTACGCGAGGACGGCAGCATCGAGTGGCACGTCGTGCGGCGGCGCCCCGGCACGGTCGGCATCTCGGCGGCCATCCAGCAGCGCTACGGCGTGGAGGTGGTTCCGCACCTGATCTGCGGCGGGCTGTCGAAATACGACATCGAGGACACGCTCATCGACATGGACTTCCTCGGACTGCACAACGTGCTGGCGCTGCGCGGCGACAAGTCGCAGAACGAACGCCGCTTCATGCCCCATCCGCAGGGCCATGCCCATGCCATCGACCTGGTGCGGCAGATCGACGACATGAACCACGGCCGCTTCATCGACGGCGAGGTCGAGGAGTGCCACCACTCGAAATTCTCGATCGGCGTGGCCGGCTACCCCGAGGTCCACTTCGAGGCGCGCGACATCACCTCGGACATCGCCCACCTGAAGGCCAAGATCGACGCCGGCGCCGAGTATGTCATCACGCAGCTCTTTTTCGACAACCGCAAGTACTTCGACTTCGTGCGCCGCTGCCGCGAGGCGGGGATCACCGTACCGATCATCCCCGGATTGAAACCGCTGTCGACGCCCCGCCATCTGGAGGTGCTGCCCGAGACGTTCCACGTCTCGATCCCCGAGGAGCTGGCCCGCGAGGTGAAGGCCCACCCCGAAAGCGCCCGCGAGATCGGCACCGAATGGGCCATCGCCCAGAGCCGCGAGCTGATGGCCGCCGGCGTCCCGGTGCTGCACTATTATACAATGAGCCGCACAACAAACATTCAGAAGATCGTTTCGGCGCTCTTCTGA
- the metH gene encoding methionine synthase, producing MIPAETKNKTLQALLEHRILLLDGGFGTMVQSYGLDEAAYRGERFRTWEVQLKGCNDLLVLTRPEVVREIHEKYLAAGADIIETDSFNANAVSLADYRLEGLAREISRAAAEVARAAADAFTARNPQKPRFVAGSMGPTNRTASMSADVANPAAREVTFRQLVDAYTDQARGLVEGGVDVLLVETVFDTLNAKAALYAIDRLCEKLGRQIPVMVSGTLSDASGRTLSGQTVEAFAASLSHARLLSIGLNCGFGARQLMPYLERLAKVAQTRISAHPNAGLPNVMGGYDETPAMFAEDLGEYMRRGLVNIVGGCCGTTPAHIFELSKIVDQYTPHPLPEPRHETVLAGLEPLRVVPETNFINIGERTNVAGSARFARLIREGNYEEALSVARAQVEAGAQVVDVCMDDGMIDGVEAMRTFLNLMAAEPEIARVPVMIDSSKWEVLIAGLEVVQGKSVVNSISLKEGEAEFLRRAAEIHRYGAAAVVMLFDERGQADTCERKIEVAQRAYRLLTDNGFPAEDIIFDPNILAVATGIPEHDGYAKAFIDATRWIKEHLPWAKVSGGVSNLSFAFRGNNAVREAMHSAFLYHAIRAGMDMGIVNPQMLRVYSQIEPELLERVEDVLLCRRPDASERLTEYAHQVQQTAQQEPQQADAWRSGTLRERIDYAMLKGVADHIEEDALEAYRELDSPMAVIDRLLMPAMEQVGELFGAGKMFLPQVVKTARVMKRAVAVLTPYIEQGAATTTHSAGKVLVATVKGDVHDIGKNIVSVVMACNGYEIRDLGVMVEAERIVDEAVAWGAQVIGLSGLITPSLDEMAHICEELERRGLRIPVIIGGATTSDLHTAVKIAPVYSGAVIHSANASQNTQILARLLGNRSEAYVEEVKQQQAALREEYARKLRQRDLIPIVEVHKARRGLPPHEPVKPLHTGRLVFPDFDISDAEPFIDWNFFFPAWGLKGRYPEILDHPEKGPEARKLFDDAQALLKRIREEHLLTLQGVVGIFPARSERDDILITDTKGREKRLPMLRNQTRGEENQSLADRIAPQNDWIGCFALTAGIGLKELEERFRKEADDYSAILSKLLADRLTEAFGEAVHTFVRRQMWGYETEGGIDPQQIIRGHYRGCREAFGYPSAPDHSLKREVFDLLAVETTTGMRLTENWMINPGEAICGLMFADGGYFSVGTIDTKQLLDYARRRGMEVEQIKKLIPNNL from the coding sequence ATGATACCCGCAGAAACGAAAAACAAGACGCTGCAAGCGCTGCTCGAGCACCGCATCCTGCTGCTCGACGGCGGATTCGGCACCATGGTCCAGAGTTACGGACTCGACGAGGCGGCCTACCGCGGCGAGCGCTTCCGCACGTGGGAGGTGCAACTCAAGGGTTGCAACGACCTGCTGGTGCTGACCCGCCCGGAGGTGGTACGCGAAATCCACGAAAAATACCTGGCGGCCGGCGCCGACATCATCGAAACCGATTCGTTCAACGCCAATGCCGTCTCGCTGGCCGACTACCGGCTCGAGGGGTTGGCCCGCGAGATCTCGCGCGCGGCCGCCGAGGTGGCGCGCGCGGCGGCCGACGCCTTCACGGCGCGCAACCCGCAGAAACCGCGCTTCGTCGCCGGGTCGATGGGCCCCACGAACCGCACGGCCTCGATGTCGGCCGACGTGGCCAACCCCGCAGCCCGCGAGGTGACCTTCCGCCAGCTGGTCGACGCCTACACCGACCAGGCCCGCGGACTGGTGGAGGGCGGGGTCGACGTGCTGCTCGTCGAGACCGTGTTCGACACGCTCAACGCCAAGGCGGCCCTCTACGCCATCGACCGTCTGTGTGAGAAGCTCGGGCGGCAGATCCCGGTGATGGTCTCCGGGACGCTCTCCGATGCCAGCGGCCGCACCCTCTCGGGACAGACCGTCGAGGCCTTCGCCGCGTCGCTCTCCCACGCGCGGCTGCTGTCGATCGGCCTGAACTGCGGCTTCGGGGCCCGGCAGTTGATGCCCTACCTCGAACGGTTGGCCAAGGTGGCCCAGACCCGCATCTCGGCCCACCCGAACGCCGGACTGCCCAACGTCATGGGCGGTTACGACGAGACCCCGGCGATGTTTGCCGAGGATCTGGGCGAGTACATGCGCCGCGGACTGGTCAACATCGTCGGCGGCTGCTGCGGAACCACTCCGGCCCACATCTTCGAACTCTCGAAAATCGTCGACCAATATACCCCGCATCCGCTGCCCGAGCCGCGCCACGAAACGGTGCTCGCCGGACTCGAACCGCTGCGGGTGGTCCCCGAGACGAACTTCATCAACATCGGCGAGCGGACGAACGTCGCCGGCTCGGCCCGCTTTGCGCGGCTCATCCGCGAGGGCAACTACGAAGAGGCCCTCTCGGTGGCCCGGGCGCAGGTCGAGGCCGGAGCGCAGGTGGTCGACGTCTGCATGGACGACGGCATGATCGACGGCGTGGAGGCCATGCGCACGTTCCTCAACCTGATGGCCGCGGAGCCCGAAATCGCCCGCGTGCCGGTGATGATCGACTCGTCGAAGTGGGAGGTGCTCATCGCCGGCCTCGAGGTCGTGCAGGGCAAGTCGGTGGTCAACTCCATCTCGCTGAAGGAGGGCGAGGCGGAGTTCCTGCGGCGTGCGGCCGAAATCCACCGCTACGGAGCCGCCGCCGTGGTGATGCTCTTCGACGAGCGCGGGCAGGCCGACACCTGCGAACGCAAGATCGAGGTGGCGCAGCGCGCCTACCGCCTGCTGACCGACAACGGATTCCCGGCCGAGGATATCATCTTCGACCCCAACATACTGGCCGTGGCGACGGGTATTCCCGAACACGACGGCTACGCCAAGGCCTTCATCGACGCCACACGCTGGATCAAGGAGCACCTGCCCTGGGCGAAGGTCTCGGGCGGGGTGTCGAACCTCTCGTTCGCCTTCCGCGGCAACAACGCCGTGCGCGAGGCGATGCACTCGGCCTTCCTCTACCATGCGATCCGCGCCGGAATGGACATGGGGATCGTCAACCCGCAGATGCTGCGCGTCTACAGCCAGATCGAGCCCGAACTGCTCGAACGGGTCGAGGACGTGCTGCTGTGCCGCCGGCCCGATGCCTCGGAACGCCTCACGGAGTATGCCCATCAGGTGCAGCAGACGGCGCAGCAGGAGCCGCAGCAGGCCGATGCCTGGCGCAGCGGCACGCTCCGCGAACGCATCGACTACGCCATGCTCAAGGGCGTTGCCGACCACATCGAGGAGGATGCGCTGGAGGCCTACCGCGAACTGGACAGCCCGATGGCGGTGATCGACCGGCTGCTGATGCCCGCCATGGAGCAGGTCGGCGAACTCTTCGGTGCGGGGAAGATGTTCCTGCCGCAGGTCGTGAAGACGGCCCGCGTGATGAAGCGCGCCGTGGCGGTGCTGACCCCCTACATCGAGCAGGGGGCCGCCACCACGACCCACTCGGCCGGCAAGGTGCTGGTGGCCACGGTGAAGGGCGACGTCCACGACATCGGCAAGAACATCGTCTCGGTGGTGATGGCCTGCAACGGCTACGAGATCCGCGATCTGGGCGTCATGGTCGAGGCCGAACGCATCGTCGACGAGGCGGTGGCGTGGGGGGCGCAGGTCATCGGGCTGAGCGGACTGATCACCCCGTCGCTCGACGAGATGGCCCACATCTGCGAGGAGCTCGAACGGCGCGGATTGCGCATTCCGGTGATCATCGGCGGCGCCACGACGTCGGATCTCCATACGGCCGTGAAGATCGCCCCGGTCTACTCGGGGGCGGTCATCCACTCGGCCAACGCCAGCCAGAACACGCAGATCCTGGCCCGGCTGCTGGGCAACCGTTCCGAGGCCTATGTCGAAGAGGTGAAGCAGCAGCAGGCCGCGCTGCGCGAGGAGTATGCCCGCAAACTCCGCCAGCGCGATCTGATTCCGATCGTCGAGGTGCACAAGGCGCGCCGCGGGCTGCCGCCTCACGAACCCGTCAAGCCGCTCCACACGGGGCGTCTGGTCTTCCCCGACTTCGACATCTCGGATGCCGAGCCCTTCATCGACTGGAACTTCTTCTTCCCGGCCTGGGGGCTCAAGGGTCGCTACCCGGAGATCCTCGACCACCCCGAGAAGGGTCCCGAGGCTCGCAAGCTCTTCGACGATGCCCAGGCGCTGCTGAAGCGGATCCGCGAGGAGCATCTGCTGACGCTGCAGGGGGTTGTGGGGATCTTCCCGGCCCGCTCGGAGCGCGACGACATCCTCATCACGGACACCAAGGGGCGTGAAAAACGGCTCCCGATGCTGCGCAACCAGACGCGCGGCGAGGAGAACCAGTCGCTGGCCGACCGGATCGCCCCGCAGAACGACTGGATCGGCTGCTTTGCGCTGACGGCCGGCATCGGACTCAAGGAGCTCGAGGAGCGCTTCCGCAAGGAGGCCGACGACTACTCGGCCATCCTGTCGAAGCTGCTGGCCGACCGGCTGACCGAGGCCTTCGGCGAGGCGGTGCACACCTTCGTACGGCGCCAGATGTGGGGCTACGAGACCGAGGGCGGCATCGACCCGCAGCAGATCATCCGCGGCCACTACCGCGGCTGCCGCGAGGCCTTCGGCTACCCCTCGGCGCCCGACCACTCGCTCAAGCGCGAAGTCTTCGACCTGCTGGCCGTCGAAACGACGACCGGCATGCGCCTGACGGAGAACTGGATGATCAATCCGGGTGAGGCGATCTGCGGACTGATGTTCGCTGACGGCGGGTACTTCTCCGTCGGGACGATCGACACCAAGCAGCTGCTCGACTACGCGCGCCGCCGCGGCATGGAGGTCGAGCAGATCAAGAAACTCATTCCCAACAATCTCTGA
- a CDS encoding glutaminyl-peptide cyclotransferase has protein sequence MKLVTTLLLASALLTACGNSPARTRSTARKHTTASVPAEPKHYTYRVKASHPHSTKAYTQGLLWHDGALWEGTGQYGESVVQTLDPASGRSRVLATLPRSEFGEGIAILGDELFQLTWQSNTAHVYRITEGGLEKLRDHRYAGEGWGITTDGRQLYMTDGSANLYTVDPATFRRSGHVTVTLKGEPVPFLNELEWIDGRIWANVYMTDQLVIIDPATGRVEGVVDLTGLLPDGERTPSTDVLNGIAWDPASKRLFVTGKNWSKLFEIEIIEQ, from the coding sequence ATGAAACTTGTGACGACTCTTCTGCTGGCGAGCGCCCTGCTCACGGCCTGCGGGAACTCCCCGGCCAGGACACGCTCGACGGCCCGAAAACATACGACGGCCTCCGTGCCCGCCGAACCGAAACACTACACCTACCGCGTCAAGGCCTCCCACCCCCACTCCACGAAGGCCTATACGCAGGGTCTGCTGTGGCACGACGGCGCGCTGTGGGAGGGGACGGGCCAGTACGGCGAATCGGTCGTGCAGACGCTCGATCCGGCCTCGGGCCGCAGCCGGGTGCTGGCCACGCTGCCGCGCTCGGAGTTCGGCGAGGGGATCGCCATCCTGGGCGACGAACTCTTCCAGCTCACCTGGCAGTCGAACACCGCCCACGTCTACCGCATCACCGAGGGCGGTCTCGAGAAGCTCCGCGACCACCGCTACGCCGGCGAGGGATGGGGAATCACCACCGACGGACGACAGCTCTACATGACCGACGGATCGGCCAACCTCTACACGGTCGACCCGGCGACGTTCCGCCGCAGCGGCCATGTGACCGTCACCCTGAAGGGCGAACCGGTCCCCTTCCTCAACGAACTGGAGTGGATCGACGGCCGCATCTGGGCCAACGTCTACATGACCGACCAGCTCGTCATCATCGACCCGGCAACGGGCCGCGTCGAAGGGGTGGTCGACCTCACGGGGCTGCTGCCCGACGGGGAGCGCACCCCCTCGACCGACGTGCTGAACGGCATAGCCTGGGACCCCGCCTCCAAACGTCTCTTCGTCACGGGCAAGAACTGGAGCAAACTCTTCGAAATAGAGATCATCGAACAATGA
- a CDS encoding trigger factor: MKIVREQHGENNSLIRVTVGQDDYGQEVEKALREYRRKANIPGFRPGMVPMGIIRKMYGKGVVAEQSYRKASNSVFEYLQKEGIDYLGDVIPAEEQGAFDFENNTEFEFVFEIGEAPAINLELSDKDKLTYHSIKIDKKMHDDYRSNYLRRYGRLVDADEVTSDEALTVTLDNGDMNVADAYVGLISMTDEERKPFLGKKVGDKMKVNINELYKTPAQRAACLQVKEHELDGINPEFEMEITKIRRFAEPELNEEFFKMAFPQGNVTSEAEFDKYLDAQIESELRRESDYLFTLQLRDYLLKKADLKMPVPFLKRWLYTINEGKFTMEEIEKDFDQFLKMFTWNYLQKHFIKADNLTVTKEEATAEAKALAAAQFAQYGMPSAPDDMLAGYAEKILADKDQGQKIYEKLYETKVVDDIKSKIKVTEKAVSAEDFAKLAKEL; encoded by the coding sequence ATGAAGATCGTAAGAGAACAACACGGCGAGAATAACTCGCTGATCCGCGTGACCGTCGGTCAGGACGATTACGGCCAGGAGGTCGAAAAGGCGCTGCGCGAGTATCGTCGCAAGGCCAATATTCCGGGATTCCGTCCCGGCATGGTCCCGATGGGCATCATCCGCAAGATGTACGGCAAGGGTGTCGTGGCCGAGCAGTCCTACCGCAAGGCCTCGAACTCCGTCTTCGAGTACCTCCAGAAGGAGGGCATCGACTACCTGGGCGACGTCATCCCCGCCGAGGAGCAGGGTGCCTTCGATTTCGAGAACAACACCGAATTCGAGTTCGTCTTCGAGATCGGTGAGGCTCCGGCCATCAACCTCGAGCTCTCGGACAAGGACAAGCTGACCTACCACTCGATCAAGATCGACAAGAAGATGCACGACGACTACCGTTCGAACTACCTGCGCCGCTACGGCCGTCTGGTCGACGCCGACGAGGTGACCTCGGACGAGGCCCTGACCGTGACGCTCGACAACGGCGACATGAACGTGGCCGATGCCTACGTGGGTCTGATCTCGATGACCGACGAGGAGCGCAAACCCTTCCTCGGCAAGAAGGTCGGCGACAAGATGAAGGTCAACATCAACGAACTCTACAAGACTCCGGCCCAGCGTGCCGCCTGCCTGCAGGTCAAGGAGCATGAGCTCGACGGCATCAATCCCGAGTTCGAGATGGAGATCACCAAGATCCGCCGCTTCGCCGAGCCCGAACTCAACGAGGAGTTCTTCAAGATGGCCTTCCCGCAGGGCAACGTCACCTCGGAGGCCGAGTTCGACAAGTACCTCGACGCTCAGATCGAGAGCGAACTGCGTCGTGAGAGCGACTACCTCTTCACGTTGCAGCTGCGCGACTACCTCCTGAAGAAGGCCGATCTGAAGATGCCGGTTCCGTTCCTCAAGCGCTGGCTCTATACGATCAACGAGGGCAAGTTCACGATGGAGGAGATCGAGAAGGACTTCGATCAGTTCCTGAAGATGTTCACCTGGAACTATCTGCAGAAGCACTTCATCAAGGCCGACAACCTCACCGTGACGAAGGAGGAGGCTACGGCCGAGGCCAAGGCGCTGGCTGCCGCTCAGTTCGCGCAGTACGGCATGCCGTCGGCACCGGATGACATGCTGGCCGGATATGCCGAGAAGATCCTCGCCGACAAGGATCAGGGTCAGAAGATCTACGAGAAGCTCTACGAGACGAAGGTCGTCGACGACATCAAGTCGAAGATCAAGGTGACGGAAAAGGCCGTTTCCGCAGAGGATTTCGCCAAATTGGCAAAGGAGCTTTAG
- the clpP gene encoding ATP-dependent Clp endopeptidase proteolytic subunit ClpP, translating to MSEFEKYARKHCGISSLKLHDFQSVSAAYVSPTIIEERQLNVATMDVFSRLMMDRIIFLGAPIYDDAANIIQAQLLFLESVDPDKDVQIYINSPGGSVSAGLGIYDTMQLVSCDVGTICTGLAASMGAVLLTAGAAGKRAALPHARVMIHQPLGGAQGQASDIEITAREIMKTKRELYEILAAHSGVSIRKIEKDADRDYWLSAPEAKEYGLIDTVLSKREK from the coding sequence ATGTCTGAATTTGAAAAATATGCCCGGAAGCATTGCGGGATCAGCTCGCTGAAACTGCATGATTTCCAATCGGTCAGTGCGGCCTATGTCTCGCCGACGATCATCGAGGAACGCCAGTTGAATGTCGCCACCATGGACGTCTTTTCGCGTCTGATGATGGACCGCATTATCTTCCTCGGAGCACCGATTTACGACGATGCCGCCAATATCATCCAGGCCCAGCTGCTGTTCCTGGAGTCGGTCGACCCCGACAAGGATGTCCAGATCTACATCAATTCGCCCGGCGGTTCGGTCTCGGCCGGACTGGGTATCTACGATACGATGCAGCTCGTGTCCTGCGACGTGGGGACCATCTGCACGGGACTGGCCGCCTCGATGGGTGCCGTGCTGCTGACGGCCGGTGCCGCCGGCAAGCGCGCCGCGCTGCCCCATGCCCGGGTGATGATCCACCAGCCCCTCGGAGGCGCTCAGGGCCAGGCCTCCGACATCGAAATCACGGCCCGCGAAATCATGAAGACCAAACGCGAGCTCTACGAGATCCTCGCGGCCCATTCCGGCGTCTCGATCCGCAAGATCGAGAAGGACGCCGATCGTGACTACTGGCTTTCGGCCCCCGAGGCCAAGGAGTACGGACTGATCGATACCGTACTCTCCAAACGTGAGAAGTAA
- the clpX gene encoding ATP-dependent Clp protease ATP-binding subunit ClpX, producing the protein MAQNRNNNKTDNTKNGGDSCSFCGAKRSEVEIMFQGMDGANICNKCIENGYRILLDNDMVAAEGRKGRSKAAPLKKEELLKPAQIKEFLDQYVIGQDAAKRYLSVAVYNHYKRLLYAPKENDVELDKSNIVLAGPTGTGKTLMARTIAKLLKVPFTIVDATVLTEAGYVGEDVESILSRLLQVADYDVEQAQRGIVFIDEIDKIARKGDNPSITRDVSGEGVQQALLKILEGTVVNVPPQGGRKHPEQKFIQVDTRNILFICGGAFDGIEKKIAQRLNTRAMGYGRINADPIDRSNLMQYITPQDLKSFGLIPELVGRLPVLTYMQPLGRDALRSILTEPRNAIIKQYVRLFEMDGVKLTFTDEALDYIVDKAVEFKLGARGLRSICEAVMMDTMFELPSTGAREFTVTLDYAREKVEKANLPVLKQVG; encoded by the coding sequence ATGGCACAGAATCGCAACAACAACAAAACCGACAATACGAAGAACGGCGGCGACAGCTGTTCGTTCTGCGGCGCCAAACGCTCCGAGGTGGAGATCATGTTCCAGGGCATGGACGGCGCCAACATCTGCAATAAGTGCATCGAGAACGGCTACCGCATCCTGCTCGACAACGACATGGTCGCCGCAGAGGGGCGCAAGGGTCGTTCGAAGGCTGCTCCCCTGAAGAAGGAGGAGCTGCTCAAACCCGCCCAGATCAAGGAGTTCCTCGATCAGTACGTCATCGGGCAGGACGCCGCCAAGCGCTACCTCTCGGTGGCGGTATACAACCACTACAAGCGGCTGCTCTACGCCCCGAAGGAGAACGACGTCGAACTCGACAAGTCGAACATCGTGCTGGCGGGTCCGACGGGTACGGGAAAGACCCTGATGGCCCGCACGATCGCCAAACTGCTGAAGGTCCCCTTCACGATCGTCGACGCCACGGTGCTCACCGAGGCCGGTTACGTGGGTGAGGATGTCGAGAGCATCCTCTCGCGGCTGCTGCAGGTGGCCGACTACGACGTCGAGCAGGCCCAGCGCGGCATCGTCTTCATCGACGAGATCGACAAGATCGCCCGCAAGGGGGACAACCCCTCGATCACGCGCGACGTCTCGGGCGAGGGTGTGCAGCAGGCTCTGCTGAAGATCCTCGAGGGTACGGTGGTCAACGTTCCGCCCCAGGGCGGGCGCAAGCACCCCGAACAGAAGTTCATCCAGGTCGACACGCGCAACATCCTCTTCATCTGCGGCGGTGCATTCGACGGCATCGAGAAGAAGATCGCCCAGCGGCTCAACACGCGGGCAATGGGCTACGGCCGCATCAATGCCGACCCGATCGACCGCTCGAACCTCATGCAGTACATCACGCCGCAGGATCTGAAGTCGTTCGGACTGATCCCCGAACTGGTGGGGCGTCTGCCGGTGCTGACCTACATGCAGCCGCTGGGACGCGACGCCCTGCGTTCGATCCTCACCGAACCGCGCAATGCCATCATCAAGCAGTACGTGCGGTTGTTTGAGATGGACGGCGTGAAACTGACCTTCACCGACGAGGCGCTCGACTACATCGTCGACAAGGCCGTGGAGTTCAAGCTCGGAGCCCGCGGTCTGCGGTCGATCTGCGAGGCGGTCATGATGGACACGATGTTCGAACTGCCGTCGACCGGCGCCAGGGAGTTCACCGTGACGCTCGACTACGCCCGCGAGAAGGTCGAGAAGGCCAATCTCCCGGTGCTGAAGCAGGTGGGGTGA